GCGCCGATGCTAAGACCTCGGCCTTGAACGGGGAGACGGCGCTGATGCGCGCCGCGCACACCGGCAGCATCGAGATTGTGCAGAAGCTGATCGCCCACGGCGCGGACGTGAATGCCAAGGATAGCCTCAACGGGCAGTCGGCGCTGATGCGCGCGGTCGCCGCCAAACATCCGCAGGTGGTGGCGGCACTGATCGAGCATGGCGGGGACGTGAAAGTCTACTCAAAGGGTGGGTTCACGCCGCTCCTATTTGCCGCTCAACAAGGAGATGACGAGTCGGCGCGGATACTGCTTTCCATGGGCGCAGACGTAAATCAGGCGGTGCTGAAGACCGCGAAGCGCGCTGTCTCGGGGCTGTACGCGCCGACACAAGCCGCGCCTGCGGATCAAGGCGCGGTCGCCTCTGTGGCCAACTTGAGCGAAGGCGATGTCCCCAAGGGCGAGGAGGGCCGAGACCTGCGGCCCACTGCGGCTGTGGGGGGAGACCTCGAGAAAACTCCAGTCGGCACGGCTACGCCGCTGCACATCGCCATTCAGGCTGGCTACGAGAAGCTGGCGCTCTATCTGATCGAGCACGGCGCAAACCCCAACGCGGTGGATGCAGTGGGCATGACCCCGCTGCACTATGCGCTCTACAAAGGCATCTACTCGATCAATGGCACACTGCAGGTTTCCCGGCCCGCCGAGGCCTTTCTTTTTCGTCCCAACATGCATGGGTTGGTGAAGGAGCTGCTGGCACGCGGGGCGAACCCCAACGCGCAAGTCTCCCGCTATACAGTGAAGAATACAGACCGCATGAATTTGCTTGGCGCCACACCGTTCTTGCTGGCGGCGGCTTCATCCGATCCGGTGGCCATGCGCCTGCTGCTGGACAAAGGCGCCGATCCGGTAATGAAGACCAAGGACGGCACCAGCCCGCTAATGGTGGCCGCCGGACTTGCGCGCACCAAGGATCGCTCCAAAAAGGATGAACAGAGTGCGCTCGAAGCCGTGCGAATGACTTTCGAGCTGGGCAATAAGCCGAATGATTTGACGATGGACGGCATGGGCGCCATGCACGGGGCGGCGCTGGCGGGAGCAAACGACATCATCCGTTATCTAGTCGAGCACGGCGCGGACTTGAACATTCCGACTAAAATCGGCCAGGTTCCGTTGAGCGTGGCGATGGGCGTTTATCCCATCAAC
The sequence above is drawn from the Acidobacteriota bacterium genome and encodes:
- a CDS encoding ankyrin repeat domain-containing protein; this encodes MKISITGRVLVGLAFLAGASLFAAMDLSLIDAVRNQDQAQVQRLLKQKADVNATQPDGSTALSWAVNRDELVIARMLLRAGARPNAANEYGVTPLWLAADAANVAMAELLLNGGADAKTSALNGETALMRAAHTGSIEIVQKLIAHGADVNAKDSLNGQSALMRAVAAKHPQVVAALIEHGGDVKVYSKGGFTPLLFAAQQGDDESARILLSMGADVNQAVLKTAKRAVSGLYAPTQAAPADQGAVASVANLSEGDVPKGEEGRDLRPTAAVGGDLEKTPVGTATPLHIAIQAGYEKLALYLIEHGANPNAVDAVGMTPLHYALYKGIYSINGTLQVSRPAEAFLFRPNMHGLVKELLARGANPNAQVSRYTVKNTDRMNLLGATPFLLAAASSDPVAMRLLLDKGADPVMKTKDGTSPLMVAAGLARTKDRSKKDEQSALEAVRMTFELGNKPNDLTMDGMGAMHGAALAGANDIIRYLVEHGADLNIPTKIGQVPLSVAMGVYPINIPASEIRFALNATHPATADLLLKLGAKPLVPSEWSLPGEALVGSNVGPAK